The sequence CGATGGCTATGCGGCAGGATGCCCTTTGTTGTGCAGCGGAGTGTATTGTGATGATTGAACAATGGGCCATGCATCATAGAGAGAAGGTGGTAGCTACGGTTGGTACTTTGCAGGTGGTACACGGCGCTTCTAATGTAATTCCGGGAGAAGTGGTGTGTAGTCTTGATGTAAGAAGTGCAGATCCTGAAATGATTAAAGTATCGCATTCCGAATTATTGCAAATGCTCGGGACGATCTGTGGAAAAAGGAATATCAGTTTTGAATGGAATATTGTGCAGGAAACACTACCCGTCACTTGTGATGCCGAACTATCTGGTTTGCTGGAACACGCCATTCAATCCACGCATATGGAAATAGTAAAACTAGTCAGTGGGGCAGGTCATGATGCAGTAGCTGTAGCTTCCGTAGCCCCTGTTTGCATGCTCTTTGTACGTTGTTTCAAAGGTATCAGTCATCATCCGCTGGAAGATGTGGAGCCGAAGGATATTGAAGCAGCCCTACAGGTCGCCCACGCATTTATTCAACAACTTATCAGATAAACATATGGAGATTTCAGCACTCACCCGTTCGGTCGTAAAACGTAATCATGCATTGATATGCCCGGATGGACATGTAAATAGCGTGGTACCCGGATGGACGAATTGTACCATTCATGTGCTCATCAATGAACAGATGGGCGCACGGTTATGTCAGACACTCATCACCCTGAATCCGGAGAGTATTGTCAGTGGTAAAACCGCTGCTTCACAGATCTTCTTTTATGTGATAGAAGGGCATTGTACTGCAAATGGCACCGTACTCTTCGCTGGTCAGTACATTTACTTTCCTCCCGGAGAGGAGTACCAGATTGTGCAAGCAAGTACCGGAGCGCAGTTGCTTACTTTCCACAAGGTGTACGAGCCATTGGATGGATATAGCACACCGGGTATCCTGTTTGGCGATAGTGCCAAAATACCCGGGCCTGCTTTTTTAGGTGATCCTGCACTAAGACTACAAGTATTGTTGCCGGAAGATCTTTCTTTTGATATGGCCGTGAATATCTTTACTTATGACCCCGGTGGGCACCTGCCATTTGTGGAAACCCATATTATGGAACATGGATTGCTATACTTACAGG is a genomic window of Chitinophaga sp. LS1 containing:
- the allE gene encoding (S)-ureidoglycine aminohydrolase, which codes for MEISALTRSVVKRNHALICPDGHVNSVVPGWTNCTIHVLINEQMGARLCQTLITLNPESIVSGKTAASQIFFYVIEGHCTANGTVLFAGQYIYFPPGEEYQIVQASTGAQLLTFHKVYEPLDGYSTPGILFGDSAKIPGPAFLGDPALRLQVLLPEDLSFDMAVNIFTYDPGGHLPFVETHIMEHGLLYLQGQGVYMLDHQWYPVKKGDAIWMAPYCQQWFTAMGKEPAVYIYYKNVNRFPTAI